A portion of the Anas platyrhynchos isolate ZD024472 breed Pekin duck chromosome 26, IASCAAS_PekinDuck_T2T, whole genome shotgun sequence genome contains these proteins:
- the LOC113842089 gene encoding RANBP2-like and GRIP domain-containing protein 8, translated as MLRRSKAEVERCVASVQASAASRREKSLKGFQFAKLYFEIKEYELAKRYIFTYLSVQKRDARAHRFLGQIYEAEDNIEEAFGCYRRSVELNPMQKDLVLKIAELLCNNAVTDERAKYWVEKSAKLFPGSPAVYKLKEQLLDCKAPSLAELHKYDVDNTLPSHLGKSQSNSELQVARQNLQHGTKRSQLRQPFRKMTDENNELRSSLNSLRENNELLKTQARLIISCY; from the exons ATGTTGAGGCGCAGCAAGGCCGAGGTGGAGCGCTGTGTCGCCTCCGTGCAGGCCTCTGCGGCTTCTCGGAGAGAG AAATCGTTGAAAGGATTCCAGTTCgctaagctgtattttgaaataaaggaaTATGAACTTGCTAAAAG gtatatatttacataCCTCAGTGTGCAAAAGAGAGATGCGAGAGCACACAGATTTCTTGGACAAATTTATGAAGCTGAGGACAACATAGAAGAAGCTTTTGGATGTTACAGG CGTTCTGTGGAGTTGAACCCAATGCAGAAAGATCTAGTACTGAAGATAGCGGAGTTACTGTGCAATAATGCCGTCActgatgaaagagcaaaatactgGGTTGAAAAATCTGCTAAGTTGTTTCCTGGAAGCCCTGCTGTTTACAAGTTGAAG GAGCAGTTGCTGGATTGTAAAGCACCATCGCTAGcggaacttcataaatatgatgtTG ataaCACCTTACCATCCCATTTAGGTAAAAGTCAGAGTAATAGCGAACTGCAAGTCGCCCGTCAGAATCTCCAG catgggACAAAAAGGAGCCAACTGAGACAACCCtttagaaaaatgactgatgaaaataatgaactgaggtcatcgcttaactctctgagggaaaataacgaattgctaaaaacccaggcaagattaattatttcctgttactag